The proteins below come from a single Prochlorococcus marinus str. MIT 9215 genomic window:
- a CDS encoding NADP-dependent isocitrate dehydrogenase: MPKFEKLTLPNEGEIITFNQGKPNVPNNPIVPFIRGDGTGVDIWPATQIVLDSAIKKSYGDERKINWFKVYAGDEACELYGTYNYLPQDTIEAIKHFGIAIKGPLTTPIGGGIRSLNVALRQIFDLYSCVRPCRYYSGTPSPHKNPQNLDVIVYRENTEDIYMGIEWEAEDNNCLELINHLNNVVIPKSKNLKNRSIPDGSGIGIKPVSKSGSQRHIRKAIEHAKRLSGDKRHVTLVHKGNIMKYTEGAFRDWGYELAVNEFREDCITERESWILDNIQKNPEITIENNARKIEPGFDKLTNNKKAFICEEIKEVIASISNSHGDGKWRELILVDDRIADSIFQQIQTRPQEYSILATLNLNGDYVSDAAAAIVGGLGMAPGANIGDNAAIFEATHGTAPKHAGLNKINPGSVILSGVMMLEYFGWDEAANLITNGLSKAIEQKKVTYDLARLMEPKVEPLSCSSFAEEIISNF; the protein is encoded by the coding sequence GCAAACCTAATGTTCCTAATAATCCAATTGTCCCATTTATCAGGGGTGATGGTACTGGAGTTGATATTTGGCCTGCAACTCAAATCGTTCTTGATTCAGCGATTAAAAAAAGCTATGGAGATGAGAGAAAAATTAATTGGTTTAAAGTCTATGCAGGCGATGAAGCTTGTGAACTTTATGGAACATATAACTATCTGCCTCAAGATACTATTGAAGCAATCAAACACTTTGGTATAGCCATCAAAGGTCCTTTAACGACTCCCATCGGTGGAGGTATTAGATCTCTTAATGTTGCATTAAGGCAAATCTTTGATTTATATAGCTGTGTTAGACCATGCAGATATTATTCAGGAACTCCAAGCCCTCACAAAAATCCCCAAAATTTAGACGTTATTGTTTATAGAGAAAATACTGAGGATATCTACATGGGCATTGAATGGGAAGCGGAGGATAATAATTGTCTTGAATTAATTAATCACTTAAATAACGTTGTCATACCAAAAAGTAAAAATTTAAAAAATAGATCTATACCAGACGGATCAGGTATTGGAATAAAACCAGTCAGTAAATCTGGTAGCCAAAGGCATATTAGAAAAGCTATTGAACATGCCAAAAGATTATCAGGAGATAAAAGGCATGTAACTCTTGTACACAAAGGAAATATTATGAAATATACAGAAGGTGCATTTAGAGATTGGGGATATGAATTAGCGGTAAATGAATTTAGAGAAGATTGCATTACAGAGAGAGAAAGCTGGATTTTAGATAATATTCAAAAAAATCCCGAAATTACAATTGAAAATAATGCTCGAAAAATTGAACCAGGTTTTGACAAGCTTACAAATAACAAAAAAGCATTCATTTGCGAGGAAATTAAAGAAGTTATTGCATCAATATCAAATTCTCACGGAGATGGAAAATGGAGAGAACTTATTCTTGTTGATGATCGAATAGCTGATAGTATATTTCAACAAATTCAAACTAGACCTCAAGAATATTCAATTCTTGCAACCTTAAATCTCAATGGAGACTATGTTTCTGATGCAGCTGCAGCAATTGTTGGTGGCCTAGGAATGGCTCCTGGTGCAAATATTGGAGATAATGCAGCAATTTTCGAAGCTACGCACGGTACTGCGCCAAAACATGCAGGCTTAAATAAGATTAATCCGGGCTCAGTAATTCTTAGTGGTGTAATGATGCTTGAATATTTTGGTTGGGATGAGGCAGCTAACTTAATTACTAATGGTTTAAGTAAAGCAATTGAGCAAAAAAAAGTCACCTATGATCTAGCACGCTTAATGGAACCAAAAGTAGAACCCTTATCCTGCAGCAGTTTTGCTGAAGAAATTATCTCAAATTTCTAA
- a CDS encoding four-carbon acid sugar kinase family protein: protein MKFVVIDDDPTGSQTVHDCLLLLKWDCSTLAKGFESTSNLFFILANTRSLSENDAKLTIEEICKNLKTLITSKAYEEEIIFISRGDSTLRGHNYLEPIALNSCLGPFDATFHIPAFIEGKRFTINGSHFVDKTPISQTIFATDKIFGYETSNVKNLLFHQSKSQINFEDIQNLLLSDIEMLNDEENNIVFKKLKNLKNNKHVVVDVENYSQLKKFSLVIKKLIKQKKFLFRTAASFISSISEKKSVSQSEIFFSNLRIKNKEKSFLPGLIIVGSYVELSTTQLNNLFEISNCNPVELDVFEFFKITSSDNNQKRRNLFKNKLLKEIRFSFERGKTPVLFTSRKFMSLDSSELFNFYNLLACFIAELVADLKYEIGYLISKGGITTNLILSKGLNADYVYLEGQILTGISVVTYNLKNGEKLPIVTHPGNIGSKDSLVNIWKVFENKNNF, encoded by the coding sequence ATGAAATTTGTCGTTATAGATGATGATCCCACAGGCTCTCAAACTGTTCACGATTGCTTATTACTGCTTAAGTGGGACTGCTCAACTTTAGCTAAAGGTTTTGAATCTACATCTAATTTATTTTTTATTTTGGCTAATACAAGGTCACTATCGGAAAATGATGCGAAATTAACAATAGAGGAAATTTGCAAAAATCTTAAGACTTTAATTACTTCTAAAGCCTATGAAGAAGAAATTATTTTTATAAGTAGAGGAGACTCTACTCTTCGAGGACATAACTATTTAGAGCCAATTGCTCTAAATAGTTGCTTAGGTCCTTTTGATGCTACTTTTCATATTCCAGCTTTCATAGAAGGTAAAAGATTCACAATTAATGGATCTCATTTTGTTGATAAAACTCCTATTAGTCAAACAATTTTTGCAACAGATAAAATTTTTGGATATGAGACAAGTAATGTAAAGAATCTTTTATTTCACCAGAGTAAATCGCAAATAAATTTTGAAGATATTCAAAATCTTTTATTGTCAGATATCGAAATGCTAAATGATGAAGAAAATAATATTGTTTTTAAAAAACTAAAGAACTTGAAGAATAATAAACATGTAGTTGTAGATGTAGAGAATTATTCTCAACTAAAAAAATTTTCTTTAGTAATTAAAAAATTAATTAAACAAAAAAAATTCCTTTTTCGAACTGCAGCAAGTTTCATAAGTTCAATTTCTGAGAAAAAAAGTGTCTCTCAGAGTGAAATATTTTTCTCTAATTTAAGAATAAAAAATAAAGAAAAGAGTTTTCTTCCAGGACTAATAATTGTTGGATCTTATGTAGAACTTTCAACAACACAATTGAATAATTTATTCGAGATAAGTAATTGCAATCCAGTTGAATTAGATGTTTTTGAATTCTTTAAAATTACTTCATCAGATAATAATCAGAAGAGAAGGAATTTGTTTAAAAATAAATTGTTAAAAGAAATTAGATTTTCTTTTGAGAGAGGAAAAACTCCTGTTTTGTTTACTTCACGAAAATTTATGTCTTTGGATTCTTCTGAACTATTTAATTTTTATAATTTACTTGCTTGTTTTATTGCTGAATTGGTCGCAGATTTAAAATATGAAATAGGATATTTGATTTCAAAAGGTGGAATAACAACAAATTTGATTCTTAGTAAGGGACTCAATGCAGATTATGTTTATCTTGAAGGACAGATTTTAACTGGCATTTCAGTGGTGACTTACAACCTAAAAAATGGCGAAAAACTTCCCATTGTTACTCATCCTGGAAACATTGGTTCTAAAGATTCACTGGTTAATATTTGGAAAGTTTTTGAAAATAAAAATAATTTTTAA
- a CDS encoding galactose mutarotase, which yields MKLELSNKDQGIFVFQLDTNNYIKFCPERGGVITNWVSDGNEILYFDEKRFMDKTKSIRGGIPILFPICGNLNISSSLFGNGYLQLPQHGFARDLKWQYSFNENEKLLCLFLNASKKTKKYYPFDFELKIEVFLKINYLEFEITIHNKTDFAMPINFGLHPYFKISDFKNLEFVDNPLNCQDQERNTISNTLEELNKINLGVDLLMYTSGKSSFRDKIFKREVTLNHPYPFDLGVIWSDPPRRMICLEPWTSPRNSFVDGFRNIMIPSNNSKRLNASIQIKSLK from the coding sequence GTGAAACTTGAATTATCTAATAAGGACCAAGGAATTTTTGTCTTTCAATTGGATACAAATAATTACATTAAATTTTGTCCTGAAAGAGGAGGCGTTATTACAAATTGGGTTTCGGATGGTAATGAAATACTTTATTTCGATGAAAAAAGATTTATGGATAAGACAAAAAGTATTAGGGGAGGCATTCCAATCTTGTTTCCAATTTGTGGAAATCTCAATATCTCTAGTTCATTATTTGGAAATGGCTATTTGCAATTACCACAACATGGTTTCGCTAGGGATTTGAAATGGCAATACTCCTTCAATGAAAATGAAAAATTATTATGTTTATTCTTAAATGCATCTAAAAAAACCAAAAAATATTATCCTTTCGATTTCGAACTAAAAATAGAAGTTTTCTTAAAAATTAACTATTTAGAATTTGAAATTACAATCCATAACAAAACAGACTTTGCTATGCCTATAAATTTTGGTTTGCATCCATATTTTAAAATTTCAGATTTCAAAAATTTAGAGTTTGTTGATAATCCACTTAATTGTCAGGATCAAGAAAGAAATACTATAAGTAATACTTTGGAGGAATTAAACAAAATTAATTTAGGAGTTGATCTACTTATGTATACTTCTGGTAAAAGCTCTTTTCGAGATAAAATCTTTAAAAGAGAGGTAACTTTAAATCATCCATATCCTTTTGATTTAGGCGTTATTTGGAGTGATCCTCCAAGAAGAATGATATGTCTCGAACCTTGGACTAGTCCCCGAAATTCTTTTGTTGATGGATTTAGAAACATTATGATTCCTTCAAATAATAGTAAAAGGTTAAATGCCTCAATACAAATAAAATCTCTTAAGTAA
- a CDS encoding alpha/beta fold hydrolase, with product MEKSAQIDSDVNYNWNFLNYPIHTVSAKPEQTSKECAILLIHGFGASTDHWRFNIPILSTKYEVHAMDLLGFGKSPKPNDVEYSGSLWKDQVVAYVKEKIKKPTIVVGNSLGGYAALAAGAELNELNAGVILLNAAGYFSEEKTIKKNMLQTSIETVAGIFLKNIVLQRLIFENMRNPKNIKKTLNQVYVDKKNVDDFLVESIRKPSLDFGAFNVFRSVFNPSGPQGLPLDKLFAKLDSPLLLLWGGKDPWMNTPKKRNLYKKFTPKNTKEIILDAGHCPHDEIPELVNQHILDWVDSL from the coding sequence ATGGAAAAATCAGCTCAGATAGATAGTGATGTAAATTATAACTGGAATTTTTTAAATTACCCAATTCATACAGTTTCAGCTAAGCCCGAGCAAACATCAAAAGAATGTGCAATTTTATTAATTCATGGTTTCGGTGCTTCTACGGATCATTGGAGATTTAATATTCCTATTTTGAGTACAAAATACGAAGTTCATGCTATGGATTTACTCGGTTTTGGAAAAAGTCCTAAGCCTAATGACGTCGAATACTCAGGATCTTTATGGAAAGATCAAGTTGTAGCTTATGTAAAAGAGAAAATAAAAAAACCTACAATTGTTGTTGGAAATTCATTGGGTGGTTATGCCGCATTAGCAGCTGGCGCAGAATTAAATGAGCTAAACGCAGGAGTGATCTTACTTAATGCTGCTGGATATTTTAGTGAAGAAAAAACTATCAAAAAGAATATGTTGCAAACTTCAATTGAAACAGTTGCCGGCATATTTTTGAAAAATATTGTTCTTCAACGTTTGATTTTTGAAAATATGAGAAATCCAAAAAATATTAAAAAAACGTTGAATCAAGTTTATGTTGATAAAAAAAATGTTGATGATTTTTTAGTTGAGTCAATAAGAAAGCCTTCTCTAGATTTCGGAGCTTTTAATGTTTTTAGAAGTGTATTTAACCCATCAGGTCCTCAGGGATTGCCGTTGGATAAATTATTCGCAAAACTCGATTCACCATTATTACTACTCTGGGGAGGGAAAGATCCATGGATGAATACTCCAAAAAAAAGAAATCTATATAAAAAATTTACACCAAAGAATACAAAAGAAATTATTCTTGATGCAGGACATTGTCCTCATGATGAGATACCTGAATTAGTTAATCAGCATATTTTGGATTGGGTTGATTCTCTTTAA
- a CDS encoding cation:proton antiporter, which produces MYSLLAELSAHDLEVAETLIGVIRFLLIFLAARALAEVLVRLSLPTIVGELLAGVVIGASGFHLLIPPSAGTELNEGLVNVISSLASIPPEAVPDVYFESFPSLQAVATLGLYALLFLTGLESELEELVAVGAQAFTVAMAGVILPFAFGTLGLMFIFQVDLIPAVFAGASMTATSIGITASVFGELGYLKTREGQIVIGAAVLDDILGIVILAVVVALAAGGSLEIAPIVKLVAAAVVFVIAAIALSRTAAPGFDWLLDRLKAPGAVVVASFVILVLCCFVATAIGLEAALGAFAAGLILSSSKNNHAIQQSVLPLVSLFATIFFVLVGAGMDLSVINPLDPTSRSALVVAGFLLVVAIIGKIAAGWVFSSDKPTNRLVVGLGMMPRGEVGLIFLGLGTSAKLLTPSLEAAILLMVIGTTFLAPVLLRIVLKDKPPNDGNKISDDVAADPVGLL; this is translated from the coding sequence ATGTACTCTTTACTTGCTGAATTAAGTGCACATGATTTAGAAGTTGCTGAAACGTTGATCGGAGTTATAAGATTTTTGTTGATCTTTTTAGCAGCAAGAGCATTAGCAGAAGTATTAGTAAGACTAAGTTTGCCAACTATTGTAGGCGAGCTTCTTGCAGGGGTTGTAATAGGAGCATCAGGATTTCATTTATTAATACCGCCCTCAGCGGGAACTGAACTTAATGAGGGGCTTGTAAATGTTATTAGTTCATTAGCTTCGATCCCCCCAGAAGCAGTACCAGATGTTTATTTCGAAAGCTTTCCCTCGCTCCAAGCAGTAGCAACTCTCGGGTTATATGCTCTTTTATTTTTAACAGGCTTAGAAAGTGAGTTAGAGGAATTGGTAGCTGTCGGTGCTCAGGCTTTTACTGTTGCTATGGCTGGCGTAATTTTACCGTTTGCATTTGGAACTCTTGGATTGATGTTTATTTTCCAAGTAGATCTAATTCCAGCAGTTTTTGCTGGAGCATCTATGACAGCCACAAGTATAGGAATTACAGCAAGTGTTTTCGGTGAATTGGGATATTTGAAAACTAGAGAAGGACAGATTGTTATTGGAGCGGCTGTTTTGGATGATATTTTGGGCATTGTTATTCTTGCAGTTGTAGTCGCTCTTGCTGCAGGAGGTTCTTTGGAAATTGCTCCTATCGTTAAATTAGTTGCAGCAGCTGTAGTATTTGTTATTGCTGCTATCGCATTAAGTAGAACAGCTGCTCCAGGCTTTGATTGGTTATTAGATAGATTAAAGGCTCCTGGAGCCGTGGTGGTAGCTTCTTTTGTGATACTTGTATTGTGTTGTTTCGTGGCAACAGCCATTGGATTGGAAGCAGCTTTAGGGGCTTTTGCAGCTGGATTGATTCTTAGTAGTTCTAAAAATAATCATGCAATACAACAATCTGTTTTACCTTTAGTTTCCTTATTCGCAACTATTTTCTTTGTATTAGTTGGAGCTGGAATGGATTTATCTGTTATCAATCCACTTGATCCAACAAGCAGATCAGCTCTTGTAGTTGCAGGATTTTTATTAGTTGTTGCGATTATTGGAAAAATTGCAGCCGGATGGGTATTTTCAAGTGATAAACCTACAAATAGATTAGTTGTAGGTTTGGGGATGATGCCTAGAGGAGAGGTTGGTTTAATTTTTCTTGGGCTAGGAACAAGCGCTAAGTTATTAACTCCTTCTCTTGAAGCAGCTATTTTATTAATGGTTATAGGAACTACATTTCTTGCACCTGTACTCTTAAGAATTGTTCTAAAAGATAAGCCCCCAAATGATGGCAATAAAATTTCAGATGATGTTGCAGCTGATCCTGTGGGTCTTCTTTAG
- a CDS encoding glycogen/starch/alpha-glucan phosphorylase, with protein sequence MANPMNSNEPFDLRLPTPGCYLDPEKAGMDSDAVFQGMTAHLFYTLGKLATSASPHDLYMALSYAVKDRLMTRYLASQEVIRKKPQKTVAYLSAEFLIGPQLSNNLLNLGITQEAEDALKRFGIESLSTILEVEEEPGLGNGGLGRLAACYMESLASLQVPAVGYGIRYEFGIFNQLIRDGWQVEVTDKWLKGGWPWELPQPDESCFVGFGGRTESYRDDKGNYRSRWIPSEHAIGVPHDVPVLGYRVNTCDRLRLWRADATESFDFYAFNIGDYYGAVEEKVASETLSKVLYPNDGTDEGRRLRLKQQHFFVSCSLQDMLRSLEKRSIPITEFPKHWTVQLNDTHPAIAVAELMRLLIDQYQIGWDKAWNITTSSVAYTNHTLLPEALEKWDLGLFSDLLPRHLEIIYEINWRFLQQLRLRYPGNDKILQKLSIIDEEGSKSVRMAHLATIGAHHINGVAALHSDLIKRQLLPEFAALWPEKFTNVTNGVTPRRWVALSNPSLSNLLEEEVGPNWITNMELLKKLEEKKDDNNFLQKFEETKLNGKRKLASYIHSKTGILVDPSSLFDVQVKRIHQYKRQHLNALQIIAQYLRIKNGTNKHEVPRTIIFGGKAAPGYFMAKLMIRFINGIADVVNSDPDMDGLLRVVFLPDYNVKLGEIVYPATDLSEQISTAGKEASGTGNMKFAMNGALTIGTLDGANVELRELVKKENFFLFGKTESEIMDLKNNNYSPKTFINQCAELKEVIRLIEIGHFSNGDKELFKPLLNSLTGQDPFFVMADFEDYLNKQDVVSECWNNKRSWNKMALLNTARSGYFSSDRSIREYCQSIWKVSPMPVEITCDVEELTN encoded by the coding sequence ATGGCTAATCCAATGAATTCCAACGAACCCTTCGATCTGCGCTTGCCTACACCTGGCTGCTATTTAGATCCTGAGAAAGCTGGGATGGATTCAGATGCTGTTTTTCAAGGAATGACAGCCCATCTTTTCTACACACTTGGAAAGTTAGCAACCTCTGCAAGTCCTCACGACTTGTACATGGCTTTAAGTTATGCAGTTAAAGATAGGCTAATGACAAGATATTTAGCTAGCCAAGAAGTTATAAGAAAAAAACCACAAAAAACAGTCGCCTACTTATCAGCAGAATTTTTAATAGGTCCTCAATTAAGTAATAACCTCCTCAATCTTGGCATAACTCAAGAGGCAGAAGATGCTTTAAAAAGATTTGGCATTGAATCATTGTCAACAATCCTCGAAGTTGAAGAGGAGCCTGGATTAGGAAATGGTGGACTTGGCAGACTTGCAGCTTGTTATATGGAATCATTAGCATCTCTGCAAGTTCCAGCAGTTGGTTATGGTATTAGATATGAATTTGGAATATTCAATCAGTTAATAAGGGATGGTTGGCAAGTTGAAGTAACAGATAAATGGTTAAAAGGTGGATGGCCATGGGAACTTCCACAACCAGACGAATCTTGTTTCGTTGGTTTTGGAGGTAGAACTGAAAGTTATAGAGATGATAAAGGTAACTACAGATCAAGATGGATTCCCTCTGAACATGCTATTGGAGTACCTCATGATGTCCCCGTTTTAGGATACAGAGTAAATACTTGTGACAGATTAAGATTATGGAGAGCTGATGCAACTGAAAGTTTTGACTTTTATGCATTCAATATTGGTGATTATTATGGTGCAGTAGAAGAAAAAGTTGCATCTGAAACTCTTTCAAAAGTTTTATATCCAAATGATGGGACAGACGAAGGTAGAAGATTAAGACTCAAACAACAACACTTTTTTGTAAGTTGTTCTCTTCAGGATATGTTGAGAAGCCTTGAAAAAAGATCAATACCAATCACAGAATTCCCTAAGCATTGGACGGTACAATTGAATGATACCCATCCCGCTATTGCAGTTGCAGAATTAATGCGACTTCTTATTGACCAATATCAAATAGGATGGGATAAAGCTTGGAACATAACAACCTCCTCAGTTGCTTATACCAACCACACATTACTACCAGAAGCTTTAGAGAAATGGGATTTAGGTTTATTCAGCGATCTTCTACCTCGTCATTTAGAAATTATTTATGAAATTAATTGGAGATTTCTACAACAATTAAGACTCCGTTATCCTGGTAATGACAAAATCCTACAGAAACTCTCAATAATTGATGAAGAGGGTTCTAAATCGGTTCGAATGGCTCATTTGGCTACAATAGGAGCACATCATATAAATGGTGTTGCTGCTCTTCACTCAGATTTAATAAAAAGACAACTTCTTCCTGAATTCGCAGCTTTATGGCCTGAAAAATTTACAAATGTAACTAATGGGGTTACTCCAAGGAGATGGGTTGCCCTTTCCAATCCATCATTATCGAACCTTCTAGAGGAAGAAGTTGGTCCAAATTGGATTACAAATATGGAACTTCTTAAGAAGTTAGAAGAAAAAAAAGATGACAACAATTTTTTACAAAAATTTGAGGAAACTAAACTAAATGGTAAAAGAAAATTAGCTAGTTATATTCATTCCAAAACTGGAATACTTGTAGATCCATCAAGTTTATTTGATGTTCAAGTAAAAAGAATTCATCAATATAAAAGGCAACATTTAAACGCCCTACAAATTATTGCTCAATATTTAAGAATCAAAAATGGTACCAACAAGCATGAAGTCCCAAGAACAATAATATTTGGGGGTAAAGCTGCGCCAGGTTATTTTATGGCAAAGCTAATGATTAGATTTATTAATGGTATTGCTGATGTAGTTAATTCTGATCCAGATATGGATGGCTTATTAAGAGTTGTTTTTCTACCAGACTACAACGTTAAACTTGGTGAAATAGTTTATCCAGCTACAGATCTTTCAGAACAAATTTCAACTGCTGGAAAAGAAGCATCTGGAACTGGAAATATGAAATTTGCCATGAATGGAGCGTTAACTATTGGAACCTTAGATGGAGCTAATGTTGAATTACGAGAACTTGTTAAAAAAGAGAATTTCTTTCTTTTTGGTAAAACTGAAAGCGAAATTATGGATTTAAAGAATAATAATTACTCTCCCAAAACTTTTATTAATCAATGTGCAGAGCTTAAAGAGGTTATACGCCTGATTGAAATTGGCCACTTTAGCAATGGAGATAAAGAATTATTTAAACCTTTATTAAATAGCTTAACTGGACAAGACCCATTTTTTGTCATGGCTGACTTCGAAGACTACTTAAATAAACAGGATGTGGTCAGTGAATGCTGGAATAATAAAAGATCATGGAATAAAATGGCTTTATTAAATACTGCTAGATCAGGATATTTTTCTTCAGATAGATCTATTAGAGAGTATTGTCAATCTATTTGGAAAGTCTCTCCAATGCCTGTTGAAATTACTTGCGACGTCGAAGAATTAACTAATTAA
- a CDS encoding ribonuclease III family protein: MTNIVNTKRINQITTFLKSLNIKSNRFSEIIRTQDISVMQDFNQAFIHSSEDKIINYEKLEFFGDAVLRLAASNFIEKKYPQMSVGERSELRAQIVSDEWLTKLGEKIDIEKLIIKGPKALGDENSKNTIIGEATEALIGAVYKCFNSIQEVNLWLDDIWEKDSEIFLKAPYKFKSKTVLQEWCQSKGFDLPIYKIIEFSKKNGDPKRFSCDIHIEGLKESSAFGKSHKQAETNAARVLIEKLIAAGKI; encoded by the coding sequence ATGACAAATATAGTGAACACGAAAAGAATTAATCAAATAACCACTTTTTTAAAGTCTTTAAATATAAAATCAAATAGATTTTCTGAAATAATAAGAACTCAAGATATTTCAGTTATGCAAGATTTTAATCAGGCATTTATACATTCTTCAGAGGACAAAATAATAAATTACGAAAAACTAGAATTTTTCGGAGATGCAGTACTCAGATTAGCTGCTTCTAATTTTATTGAAAAAAAATATCCTCAAATGAGTGTAGGAGAAAGATCAGAGCTAAGGGCACAAATTGTAAGTGATGAATGGTTAACTAAATTAGGGGAAAAAATTGATATAGAGAAATTAATAATTAAAGGACCTAAAGCTCTTGGTGATGAAAATTCAAAAAATACTATTATTGGTGAAGCGACAGAAGCTTTAATTGGTGCTGTTTACAAGTGCTTTAATTCTATTCAAGAAGTAAATCTTTGGTTAGATGATATTTGGGAGAAAGATTCAGAAATTTTTTTAAAAGCTCCATATAAATTCAAATCTAAGACAGTATTGCAAGAGTGGTGTCAAAGTAAAGGTTTTGATTTGCCAATTTATAAAATAATTGAATTCTCAAAGAAAAATGGGGACCCTAAAAGATTTTCTTGCGATATACATATTGAAGGATTAAAAGAATCATCTGCATTCGGTAAGTCCCATAAACAAGCAGAAACTAATGCAGCAAGAGTTTTGATAGAAAAACTTATAGCTGCAGGTAAAATCTAA
- a CDS encoding NAD(P)H dehydrogenase subunit NdhS, whose product MELSTKPILPGSFVVVKDTNSIYRGYKGFVQRVTKKRAAVLFEGGNWDKLITFQLKNLEIV is encoded by the coding sequence ATGGAATTATCAACTAAACCCATACTCCCAGGTTCTTTTGTTGTTGTAAAAGACACTAACTCTATATATAGAGGATATAAAGGATTTGTACAAAGAGTTACAAAAAAAAGAGCAGCGGTTCTATTTGAAGGGGGTAATTGGGATAAATTGATAACTTTTCAGCTAAAAAATTTAGAAATAGTATAA
- the rimM gene encoding ribosome maturation factor RimM (Essential for efficient processing of 16S rRNA) has product MINKNKWLTVGLITSCHGINGQVKVKSLSDFEERFLKPGMRWLQKEDEPPSKIELISGFKQPGKQTFVIKLKDINSRNHAEQLKKFKILVKTNEIPKLKKEEFHLLELINLKVNTLENDKLNTIGKVINLENEKNNLLVIKLFKNQKEVFIPFVKEIVPIVDIKNNFIIINPPNGLLEL; this is encoded by the coding sequence ATGATAAATAAAAATAAATGGTTAACTGTTGGATTGATAACATCATGTCATGGAATTAATGGACAGGTAAAGGTTAAATCTCTAAGTGATTTTGAAGAAAGGTTTTTAAAACCAGGAATGAGATGGTTACAAAAAGAAGATGAACCTCCCTCAAAAATAGAACTTATATCTGGTTTCAAACAGCCTGGTAAACAAACCTTTGTAATTAAGCTTAAAGATATAAATTCAAGAAATCATGCAGAGCAACTAAAAAAATTTAAAATTCTTGTAAAAACTAATGAAATACCCAAATTAAAAAAGGAAGAATTTCACTTGCTGGAACTTATAAATCTGAAAGTTAATACTTTAGAAAATGATAAATTAAATACAATTGGGAAAGTCATTAATTTAGAAAATGAGAAAAATAATTTACTTGTTATTAAACTATTTAAAAATCAAAAGGAAGTTTTCATTCCATTTGTTAAAGAAATAGTCCCAATAGTAGATATAAAAAATAATTTTATAATCATCAATCCTCCAAATGGACTTTTAGAACTATAA